In Candidatus Palauibacter soopunensis, the genomic stretch GAGTGGCAACTGGTCGAGGACGCGGCGCTCCGCCAGGGGATTCCGGCCAGCCAGCTCGTCCGCGCCGCGACCCTCGCCGCCGCCGAGGAGCGTCTCGACCGCCCCGCCGAGGCGGCGGTCCCGCCCGGTTATCTCGCGCTGATCGAGGACATCTACCGCGGCGTCTACCTGCTGACCACGCTTCGCGGCCAGGAATTGCTCCGAGAGAAGCGCGAAAAGGAACTCGACGAGATCGTCGACGACGGGCGCAAGGCGATGGCGGAGGCCCTCGGTGAGGAGCCGAAGTGAGAGACTTCAGTCGCAAAAATCGCTGCTCGCAAGCACGTTCACAGCAGCTTCGCACCATCGATCGATCTGCCGATCCGCTGGCATTCGGACCGTTTCGACCTTCGGTGTCGTTCGACGCAGGGGTTGGAAGACAGCGCCCCGCCATCGAAGGCGAGGACTGGAACGACATGCTCATGCGCGAGCGCGCCGGCGAACCGCTCGAAACCGATCTCCGGCCGCTGGAGTAAAAGGATCAGATATCCGCGCTTTTACGTGATCGACAACAATACCAGCGGGCATGGTTTGAAACGTATGGGCCCATTTTCGGGTTCCGATTGAGGCGATGCGATCCGGCTGTGAGCCGAGCTTGTTTCAGGCATGGCTGCAGTGATTGAGGATGTCGCCGTAGCTTTGGAAGACGCGGTTCGAGAGCCTGTTTTCGCGCATGAACTGCCCGACGTTCTCGATGGGTTTGAGGTCGGGTGCGGGGCATGAGGGGATTCTCCCCGCATGACGCACCCGGAATTCTTCCGCCAAAAATCGCGGGTTTTTCCTCTTGGAGCGCCAAATCGCGCTGCTCATCATTGGCCATCACTGGACACACAGCCGTTGTGTCCCGAGAACCGCAGAGGGGCGCACCGGCAACATCATCCGAGAGGAGACTCTCATGAACAAGTGGCTGACGCGTTTCGTCCTCGCCGCCACCGCTGCGATTGTGGCCATGATGCCGGTCAAGTCGAACATCCCGGACGCGGATTCCGTCTCGGGCCGTTTTCTCTCCCAGAGCGATGATCGCGTGGCACGGCCCGAGCCAGCCTGCGGCGGCTGGTACGGTCGTCCGTGCAACGACTACGACGAGATCGGGTTACCGGCAGTTTATGGCAGGGCGATCGAGGCGAAGATCGCCGTGTGGCTCGATGATTGGGGGAGCAAGGGGCGGGGTACGATGCGGCGCGGCCTGAAGCGAATGGGCAGGTACGAGGGCTACATCGACGCCGAATTGGCGGCGCGGAACCTGCCGCCCTCGCTTCGCTACCTACCTCTCATCGAGGCCGACTACGACCTCCTGGCCGTTTCTCCAGAGGGGGCGGCCGGGCTTTGGCAACTGATGCCTGACACCGCCCGGTGGCTTGGGCTTGAGGTCAACTCGCTCGTGGACCAGCGCTTCGACGTGTACGCGGCCACCGGGGCCGCGCTGGACTACCTGGTTGCCCTCCATGACCGGTTCGAGTGCTGGTTTCTCGCTCTGGCGGCCTACAACGCGGGACCGACGCGGATCGAGCGGGTGATCCGGCGGCACGGTGGAGCCCGGCCGCGCAACGACGCCCTTTTCGGGCATATCCGCGACCTGCTGCCCAACGAGACCCGGGACTTCATTCCCAAGTT encodes the following:
- a CDS encoding transglycosylase SLT domain-containing protein, producing the protein MNKWLTRFVLAATAAIVAMMPVKSNIPDADSVSGRFLSQSDDRVARPEPACGGWYGRPCNDYDEIGLPAVYGRAIEAKIAVWLDDWGSKGRGTMRRGLKRMGRYEGYIDAELAARNLPPSLRYLPLIEADYDLLAVSPEGAAGLWQLMPDTARWLGLEVNSLVDQRFDVYAATGAALDYLVALHDRFECWFLALAAYNAGPTRIERVIRRHGGARPRNDALFGHIRDLLPNETRDFIPKFLASVRLAGDLSLIGQAAPEKDPPERFDVVRVAGAASADVLADAAGISEDEIRTLNPHLRIGLAPAGRSTRLRVPVGAGETFLARFARIPAGERSTLREHTVVPGETLVRIAGRYGVPLNALRTVNPDVEPRRMRIGTVLLVPRAAGKLAVGSRIAANSTSTRFAGIRPR